The Bacteroides sp. AN502(2024) genome includes the window CTACATGAGCCCTTGCACGAAGTTTATTGATAGACTTGTCCGCAGCAGCCTGGTCAAACTTGTTCAATTCGCACATGGCTTCGGCATAATTAACCATCACCTCACCCATACGGAACAGCGGAGCATCTGTTGTATTCACCCCAGTTGCGTTGGTAGCTACAGTATGTGTATTGTAATATTTCCATACCCAGAATCCCATCTGCGAAGCGTTCCAGCCCTGTCCCCAGTTCATGTTCTTAAAGTGAGGTTGTCCTTGCACAGTGAATCCTTTGAAGTTGGAAGATGGCAAACGATGATAAGTCTCACCGGAAATTGTAGCCAATAAATCTATAAATTCCCTGTCCTGTGCGTTATCCGTATGCTTCCATCCGGCCGTACTGGGTCCGTTTTCTTTCTTCACCATATATGGAGGACATACCGTCAGATATAACCGGTAATCACGATCACGGAATTGTCCATAAATATCTTTGTCACCTCCATAACGGCTGGTCGTTGTACTGATCGGTCGTCCATCCGTACAAAGATAACTGTCCACCGCATCTTTAGTAGCTTCAATATAAGATTCACCTGTACGCACCATACGGGTTAAGCCATGCATCAATTGTCCGGTTTCATAAGCCTTATATAAAAGAATACCCGTTACTCCATCCAATGTCTCCGAGTTAAACAGTTCATCGTACTTAGGATGTACATCCGGATATTGACGAATCACCTCTTCGGAAGCACGGACACATTCTTTTAAATAAGTATCCGCATCCGACAAACCATGATATTTTCTCCAAGTTCCTTCAAACAAAGCAAAACGGGAAATAAGAGCCTTTACCACATACATGTTGATTGTGTTTTTCCCATCCGCTTCGATATCCTTACCAATATGTTCTTCCGCATACTTCAGATTAGACAGAATATTGGAAGCCACCAAATCACGACTATCCCGTTTGCCATATAGCTCGGGACTTTCCTCTGTCAAAGCGTGCTCTACCCAAGGAATACCACCAAATTTAGAAAGCATCTGAAAGTACTTGTATGAACGGAAAAAATATCCCACACTTCGCCAATGCTCCTTTTCAATATCATTCATTTTAGAATGATCAATATTATCAAGCATCAGATTAACACGACGGATATAATCGTAATCCCAATCATTAGACTCATCCGTAGCCTTTGCTTTGCGATATGCCCATTGACCTTCATATCCATTCAATCCTTTGATCATATTATCCGATTCAAAATCACCACGGAAAATTTCATCCGTTTGCCTTGTATCATACGCATATCCGAAGAACACATTATACAATCCCCATGTATACGTTTTAAAGTTATCATAGGTAGTAAAGACCGATGATTCTGTCTGCTGTCCCTTGGGATAAACCTCCAGAAATTCGTCATTCAGACAAGACGACATCAACAAACAAAGACTAACGCTTACACATAGTATATATTTACTCATA containing:
- a CDS encoding RagB/SusD family nutrient uptake outer membrane protein is translated as MSKYILCVSVSLCLLMSSCLNDEFLEVYPKGQQTESSVFTTYDNFKTYTWGLYNVFFGYAYDTRQTDEIFRGDFESDNMIKGLNGYEGQWAYRKAKATDESNDWDYDYIRRVNLMLDNIDHSKMNDIEKEHWRSVGYFFRSYKYFQMLSKFGGIPWVEHALTEESPELYGKRDSRDLVASNILSNLKYAEEHIGKDIEADGKNTINMYVVKALISRFALFEGTWRKYHGLSDADTYLKECVRASEEVIRQYPDVHPKYDELFNSETLDGVTGILLYKAYETGQLMHGLTRMVRTGESYIEATKDAVDSYLCTDGRPISTTTSRYGGDKDIYGQFRDRDYRLYLTVCPPYMVKKENGPSTAGWKHTDNAQDREFIDLLATISGETYHRLPSSNFKGFTVQGQPHFKNMNWGQGWNASQMGFWVWKYYNTHTVATNATGVNTTDAPLFRMGEVMVNYAEAMCELNKFDQAAADKSINKLRARAHVAKMVVNDINEGFDPKRDPSVPALLWEVRRERRVELMGEGFRLDDLRRWKKGEYVNKQPLGVYVTGASAKKLKVTGGAGADEGYVYFFDTPTGWQEHYYLYPLPLKQLALNTNLEQNPVWTK